The proteins below come from a single Mauremys reevesii isolate NIE-2019 linkage group 6, ASM1616193v1, whole genome shotgun sequence genomic window:
- the FST gene encoding follistatin isoform X1 — MLTQRIHPGMLLFLMFLCHFMEDHTGQAGNCWLRQAKNGRCQVLYKTDLSKEECCKTGRLTTSWTEEDVNDNTLFKWMIFNGGAPNCIPCKETCENVDCGPGKKCKMNKKNKPRCVCAPDCSNVTWKGPVCGLDGKTYRNECALLKARCKEQPELEVQYQGKCKKTCRDVLCPGSSTCVVDQTNNAYCVTCNRICPEPTSPEQYLCGNDGITYASACHLRKATCLLGRSIGLAYEGKCIKAKSCEDIQCSAGKKCLWDFKVGRGRCALCDELCPESKSDEAVCASDNTTYPSECAMKEAACSMGVLLEVKHAGSCNSINEDPEEEEEDEDPDYNFPISSILEW; from the exons ATGTTAACTCAGAGAATCCACCCGGGCATGCTTTTATTCCTGATGTTTCTGTGCCACTTCATGGAAGATCACACAGGACAGG CTGGGAATTGTTGGCTCCGGCAGGCAAAGAACGGCCGCTGCCAGGTCCTATATAAGACAGATCTGAGCAAGGAGGAGTGCTGCAAAACGGGCCGGCTAACCACTTCATGGACTGAAGAAGACGTCAACGACAACACGCTTTTTAAGTGGATGATTTTTAACGGTGGTGCCCCAAACTGTATCCCATGCAAAG AAACGTGTGAGAACGTGGACTGTGGACCTGGGAAGAAATGTAAAATGAACAAGAAGAACAAACCTCGGTGTGTTTGTGCTCCGGATTGCTCTAATGTCACTTGGAAGGGTCCTGTGTGTGGCTTAGATGGGAAAACCTACAGGAACGAGTGTGCTCTCCTCAAAGCCAGATGTAAAGAGCAACCCGAACTTGAAGTCCAATATCAGGGCAAATGCAAAA AGACCTGCAGGGATGTTTTATGTCCAGGTAGTTCCACGTGTGTGGTTGATCAAACTAATAATGCCTACTGTGTGACGTGTAATCGGATTTGCCCGGAGCCTACTTCCCCTGAACAGTATCTCTGTGGGAATGATGGAATAACGTATGCTAGTGCTTGCCACCTGAGAAAGGCTACCTGCCTACTAGGCAGATCCATTGGATTAGCCTACGAGGGAAAATGTATCA AAGCCAAATCCTGTGAAGATATCCAGTGCAGTGCTGGGAAGAAATGTTTGTGGGATTTCAAGGTTGGCAGAGGTCGGTGTGCCCTCTGTGATGAGCTGTGCCCTGAAAGCAAGTCAGATGAAGCAGTCTGTGCCAGCGATAACACTACTTACCCAAGCGAGTGTGCCATGAAAGAAGCAGCCTGCTCCATGGGTGTGCTTTTAGAAGTAAAGCATGCTGGATCTTGCAACT CCATTAATGAAGACCccgaggaagaagaggaagatgaAGACCCGGACTACAACTTTCCTATATCTTCCATTCTAGAGTGGTAA
- the FST gene encoding follistatin isoform X2, which produces MLTQRIHPGMLLFLMFLCHFMEDHTGQAGNCWLRQAKNGRCQVLYKTDLSKEECCKTGRLTTSWTEEDVNDNTLFKWMIFNGGAPNCIPCKETCENVDCGPGKKCKMNKKNKPRCVCAPDCSNVTWKGPVCGLDGKTYRNECALLKARCKEQPELEVQYQGKCKKTCRDVLCPGSSTCVVDQTNNAYCVTCNRICPEPTSPEQYLCGNDGITYASACHLRKATCLLGRSIGLAYEGKCIKAKSCEDIQCSAGKKCLWDFKVGRGRCALCDELCPESKSDEAVCASDNTTYPSECAMKEAACSMGVLLEVKHAGSCN; this is translated from the exons ATGTTAACTCAGAGAATCCACCCGGGCATGCTTTTATTCCTGATGTTTCTGTGCCACTTCATGGAAGATCACACAGGACAGG CTGGGAATTGTTGGCTCCGGCAGGCAAAGAACGGCCGCTGCCAGGTCCTATATAAGACAGATCTGAGCAAGGAGGAGTGCTGCAAAACGGGCCGGCTAACCACTTCATGGACTGAAGAAGACGTCAACGACAACACGCTTTTTAAGTGGATGATTTTTAACGGTGGTGCCCCAAACTGTATCCCATGCAAAG AAACGTGTGAGAACGTGGACTGTGGACCTGGGAAGAAATGTAAAATGAACAAGAAGAACAAACCTCGGTGTGTTTGTGCTCCGGATTGCTCTAATGTCACTTGGAAGGGTCCTGTGTGTGGCTTAGATGGGAAAACCTACAGGAACGAGTGTGCTCTCCTCAAAGCCAGATGTAAAGAGCAACCCGAACTTGAAGTCCAATATCAGGGCAAATGCAAAA AGACCTGCAGGGATGTTTTATGTCCAGGTAGTTCCACGTGTGTGGTTGATCAAACTAATAATGCCTACTGTGTGACGTGTAATCGGATTTGCCCGGAGCCTACTTCCCCTGAACAGTATCTCTGTGGGAATGATGGAATAACGTATGCTAGTGCTTGCCACCTGAGAAAGGCTACCTGCCTACTAGGCAGATCCATTGGATTAGCCTACGAGGGAAAATGTATCA AAGCCAAATCCTGTGAAGATATCCAGTGCAGTGCTGGGAAGAAATGTTTGTGGGATTTCAAGGTTGGCAGAGGTCGGTGTGCCCTCTGTGATGAGCTGTGCCCTGAAAGCAAGTCAGATGAAGCAGTCTGTGCCAGCGATAACACTACTTACCCAAGCGAGTGTGCCATGAAAGAAGCAGCCTGCTCCATGGGTGTGCTTTTAGAAGTAAAGCATGCTGGATCTTGCAACT GA